ggaattcacactttcattgtatgggttaaggtgccacattaaaagtattgtatcttcttaaatattaaaggtagtggaattaaatttttagtactcattgcgctcaattactactaaatcatacaaaattttcaagaatgtacatcgtatactttctgtgttccaacgtggctcctcagtccaaatatttagattgaggagccacctttgtgttcatataacttttgaactattatactacaaattccaagattgagcctacaatactttttaacttactactaaataagtacaaaatttcattaagatacaaaaagtggctcctcaatcctgatggacatagaTTTTTTGTCTTTCCTGTATAAAATGCTGCTGGTGTACATATAAACAGATTCTACTAGCACATCATCAATCAACCAGCTGTTCATAGTAGTAGAGCTAGTTCACTGTGAGCATGTGTTCCTAATTGACTATGTTTATTAAGGTACTGGGCTACTTTCTTTGTCATACAAGTTACACATACACTTGTTATGATGGAATGAAACATCATTAAACAAATAACCATCAAGATAAGAAAGCTAGTTTCAACTTAAACCTGATAAGCAAAGGTAAATTGAACTTATGTGCAAACGTTATCAATAACATCACTATGTGCAGACTGTTATGTCCCAAGATAAGCTTTACGTGACTCTTCGATACTACAGATAACCCTTAATAGTGAATGATAGATAAACTTTAGCAAATTCccccttttaattattttgcgaGATATCATGACATACTTGtcatagaaatattatttaatttttgttttgtatttttctcttCTACCTTGTGTCACTCGcgtgaataaaatgtttttctttctttctttctttcttctttctaatTTAACGAAGATGGTTGACCTACATAAGGAAAAAGGATTTATTTATATGATGTGAtatgatttatatatttttggtgtGGACCAAACCTATAATAATGATTCTAATTTTCCTGTAAATATACAAACCTCATCTCTAGAAATCAGCTCATTGCTGAATGTCAATCCAGGCATCAATCCTCGCTTCTTCATCCAAAAGATTGATGCAAAACTGCCAGAGAAGAATATGCCTTCAACAGCAGCAAAGGCAATGATACGCTCAGCAAATGTGGCTGACTTGCTTGCAATCCACTGGAGGGCCCAGTCAGCCTTCTTCTTCACACAGGGCAGGGTTTCAATAGCATTAAACAGGAAGTCTCTGTACAAGGAAATAGTCATTGTAGATACAATGGAAACTTTTGTAATACTATGAGTCATAGTTTTTACAAGTACCTACTTTGTAAACAAAGTTGAGTAGGTAGCTAGAATTATATCTATTTATAGATTGCTTTAATGCTATGGTCAACTGAACAGCAAGATAAGTATGCTACTAAACAAGTAAGATAACTTACCTCTCCTTAGGGTCTCTAATGTATGTGTCAATGAGCAAGGAGTACATCTCAGAGTGAACATTCTCCATAGCAATCTGGAATCCGTAGAAGCATCTGGCTTCTGTCACTTGCACCTCTTGGGAGAAGCGTTCCACCAAGTTCTCATTGACAATGCCATCAGACGCAGCAAAGAAAGCCAGCACATGTTTGATGAAGTGTCTCTCACTGTCCTTGAGATTCTCCCAGTCTGACATGTCCTGaacaaaacatgaaaatatgGCTGAGTACAAATATTATTACACCATGTTGTCAATTAAGCACTGCAGAAATTCAACAATGTTGCAGTTGAATGAACTTTATTTACAATGTGATGTATTGACCCAACAACAATAGTATAGTTTTGGAAGTGCTAGGACTACAGAAAATTAACAATGAAAATTGCATCATATTTCTTATTACTGTTACCACAGAGACTGTTACTAATTCAGTTCGTGGGAGGCGAACAAGTTGCGACTTGTTAGACTTAAGCCCTGGGATGACTATATAATAGATTTCTAAGGTAGGTAATTTTCCCAAGGTGGTACTTAATGATGAAAGTAAACAACGTTAAGGTTATCATATCATGCATGtcaaatagaaaatacaataatattagaGCAATAATTAAACCTAAGATGTAAACAAACCTTGGATAGATCGACTTCCTCAACGGTCCAGAACGAAGCCTCTGCCTTCTTGTACATTTCCCAGATATCAGGATACTGTATTGGGAATATTACAAAGCGGCGAGGGTTGTCTCGCAGAAGGGGCTCCTTTTGTGGGTCAAACTCGACCACCTCCATGTTCTTCCCTTCTACATCCATGCTTTCTCCACTCAAATTTTCACTGCGTTCGgccaaaacattgttttttaccGGAGACtgtaagaaaacaaaacaagaaataaGATTCCTGATGAATTCACGTCACAATCACAGCTATAAGTACAGCTTGCGTAGTATATGAACAGGAAAACTAACCTTCAAATGCACGCTCTTTCCAAATTCATTGTGCaggttttctttattaaaaactggaggcatttttatgtattatatttataattccaACTTCACCAAAGATAAAATTTTTCAAGCGATCAAGTTTAGTCGAGCAAGTTCGCGGCTGCAAATGTCGAATGCAACACGAATAGAGATTGCCCGCTTTTTTACTTCATTGAATTTCCCTCCAATTTTAATGATCGAACAGATGGGTTCCGAAGTACACGTTACATTCAATAGACGTAATTTTAACCTatcacaataaattaaattacataactAACTTTTTCTTTACATTGATttaacaaatcaaaatataaacagtaGCTTTTCTGTCCAAAACAAACAGTTTTGACCGTGATGCAATTATGTTTTATGACAAAACAAATTTGAGAATTTAACTGAATAAAGCAATGTATCCTTAATTAGCGCGATTCGGAACGACACTTTGTTTACAAGTTCATTGACCACTCAGAATAGAGCAAATAGAAAAGAGCGGTATTTCATTTGATACGGTTACTTTTAATTTTCACGTGAATTTGAATGCTAAGCTTCTTGCAAATAGCATTTACGTACAATCAATTTTGACTTGAAATAAAGACAAAGTAACTTCCCATAccaaaatatatagaaaaatgGTCAATTTTATTTCCCGCCCAGGCCGATTATTTAAAACGGTTTTCTATTGGTGATATTTTCAACCAATCCAAAACTAGGTCAACTGTCAACGTTGCCTTCAAAGACAAAGAAATTATCATAGAGGCAGGAAAGAGGAGAAAAGAATATAGATGGAAAACATTGCGATTCAGACAGCCATTTCGCGTGAGCGAATGCGTGTACGTCTCGTAGGCGTAGATTAGGCTTCTAGGGTTAAAGTGGGTTCCAGTGGAATTTGATTTTCAGTCGTCTTTACGGATAGtgagaagccagaaagtctgataatcAGTCTTACCTAACTTACTCGGTTGAAGATGTCAGACAGATAAAATAGCAGTGTATTAGAATATGAATAATACTTTGGGAAAGGCCTTCGAAAGAGCTCCCAGATATTTTCGAGGCTGTACGAGAACTTAATGTTTATTCATAGTTTCCCTAAGTTGGCTAcgcagtttattttattattttgtaggaAACCGGATAACGCTCGAATACGCGTAGCCCAAACCGAAAGTAGGTATACGCTCAGTCACTCTCAGAGAGTCTTTACTGATTTCAGTTAATTATCTACAGGATCTGTCACAATGGGTAACCATGTAGATCCTACACATACCACCTGTGTTAACTGCAAAATATGCGTTAGTATATTATCCAGTTTCACCATTGATTTTGAGAACATTGAAGATACGAATGATATAGTATTTAATTACTGGTTAggagtaacaaaataaaaattctacaaTATAATTAGGGCGCAGTACCACATATGTATACCTGAAATGCATAGGGGTAGTTTTAGCTTAGCAGCGCTTTTACTTAAGTTTTAAAGAGGAAACTCAGATGACGAGAGAAAATGTCCACGTTTTTACGCACACCTCATTGAACTTTAGAGTCTCATGGATAAAGTAGGTACGGGATATTTTAACTGAAGACTACGGGCCAAATCATCTTTGGATTGGGTCTCTAACAGAACaataaaatactacaaaataaaGACGAGTTTTTGTACATGTATGATGTACTATCCCTATATACTCACTTATTTACTC
Above is a window of Helicoverpa zea isolate HzStark_Cry1AcR chromosome 1, ilHelZeax1.1, whole genome shotgun sequence DNA encoding:
- the LOC124629779 gene encoding ribonucleoside-diphosphate reductase subunit M2; the encoded protein is MPPVFNKENLHNEFGKSVHLKSPVKNNVLAERSENLSGESMDVEGKNMEVVEFDPQKEPLLRDNPRRFVIFPIQYPDIWEMYKKAEASFWTVEEVDLSKDMSDWENLKDSERHFIKHVLAFFAASDGIVNENLVERFSQEVQVTEARCFYGFQIAMENVHSEMYSLLIDTYIRDPKERDFLFNAIETLPCVKKKADWALQWIASKSATFAERIIAFAAVEGIFFSGSFASIFWMKKRGLMPGLTFSNELISRDEGLHTDFACLMYKHVVQKPSKDRVLHIIKDAVVIEQEFLTDALPVRLLGMNCELMSDYIEFVADRLLVELIGEKHYNTKNPFDFMNLISLEGKTNFFEKKVSEYQKWGVMANQMDNVFTLDAEF